Genomic segment of Bacillota bacterium:
CCCCTTTGCGCTCGAGCGCCTCGCGAACCGAAGGCGCGAGTTCATCGTCGCAAAACCAGGTGTCGATGGCGTCCCAGCCGGCTACGTGGGCCACCGATCGCCTGTTCATCTTGCTGGAATCGGCGATCAGGTACACGTGGGCCGCCGCGCGGATCATGGCGCGCTTGGTCTCCGCGATGAGGGGGGAGGTGTCGAACAGCCCCGCCTCCACGTCGAGGGCGGAGGCCGCCAGGAACAGCTTGTCCGCGTACAGCCGGGAGAGCCCCTCCACCGCCTCCGGGCCGACCAGTGCCATGCTTTCCCGCAGCAACAGCCCCCCTGGCATCACCACGGGGAGCCCCCCGGCGCGCGAGAAGAGAAGGGCCAGGTGGGGGGATGGCGTGGCCACCGTCACCCGGCGGTTGAGAGCCATGATGGCGTGGGCCAGCGCGAGGGCCGTGCTGCCCGAATCGACGAGAATGGTCTCGCCGTCTTGAACCACTGCGGCCGCCGCCTGGGCCAGAGCCTGCTTGGCATGCAGGCGCTCCCGGCTGCGGCGCTCGAAGGCAATCTCGTAGCCTCCCTCCGGCATGACCGCGCCGCCCCGGGAGCGCTGCAGCAGCCCCTGGCGCTGCAGTTCCCGGAGGTCCTTGCGGATCGTCACCGGAGAGACCCCGCCCAGCATGCCGGCCAGTTCCGAAACACGAACGGCGCCCTGCTGTCGCAGGATGCTGAGGATCCGGCTTCGGCGTTCGGCGCCGAGAAGGTTGCCCCCGCCCGGTCGGGCGGTCGGGCCCGCCGCACCCAGGCGCCCGTTTGTCGGCTCGCTCGGCTCTCGCGGTTCGTTCATGAACGGACCGGAACCGTCCCTTTCCACAGCGACTCATACACGGCAGGGTCGGGTCGTTTCGAAGCCGAGCCTCTAAGGGCCTCCCACGGAACACAAAGCGTTGCCTCCCCCGACGCTGCCACCATCTGCACGGAGGGGCCGCCACCCCGGGTCAGTTCGGCGAAGGCTCGCTCCGCGAATCGCCGGGCCCAGACAAGATCCCGAAAGGTCGGGGGGCCGGCTCGCTCTGCGTGGCCCAGCACCGTGCGCCGCAGCCGCACCGGAAGCGAGGCCTCCAGCTTCGCGTAC
This window contains:
- a CDS encoding DeoR/GlpR family DNA-binding transcription regulator, whose product is MNEPREPSEPTNGRLGAAGPTARPGGGNLLGAERRSRILSILRQQGAVRVSELAGMLGGVSPVTIRKDLRELQRQGLLQRSRGGAVMPEGGYEIAFERRSRERLHAKQALAQAAAAVVQDGETILVDSGSTALALAHAIMALNRRVTVATPSPHLALLFSRAGGLPVVMPGGLLLRESMALVGPEAVEGLSRLYADKLFLAASALDVEAGLFDTSPLIAETKRAMIRAAAHVYLIADSSKMNRRSVAHVAGWDAIDTWFCDDELAPSVREALERKGVRVVAAPSKGAHRAGRVEEAGTPQEAHAKGGGSGGT